The Natronoglycomyces albus genome has a segment encoding these proteins:
- a CDS encoding carboxymuconolactone decarboxylase family protein — translation MRQRLESIGRPPINLHRALAHTPELLAPLLDLIHAARFDAKTSRSARELMIVRIGQLEASEYELAHHLPMAVEAGLSEEQLGAVSNWWPSSLFDDYQRAVLHLADHLGGGAALDPRVVDQQLTPAEQAELVLVGSTYIAIARTIRALDIQVDDHLR, via the coding sequence GTGAGACAGCGTCTGGAATCGATCGGTCGGCCACCGATCAACTTGCATCGGGCCCTGGCCCACACTCCTGAGCTATTGGCACCCCTGCTTGACCTCATTCATGCGGCCCGGTTCGACGCGAAGACGTCACGATCGGCCCGTGAGCTGATGATCGTCCGGATTGGGCAGCTGGAAGCCAGCGAGTACGAGTTGGCCCATCATCTTCCGATGGCTGTGGAGGCGGGCCTGAGCGAGGAACAGTTGGGGGCGGTGTCGAACTGGTGGCCCAGTTCGCTGTTCGACGACTACCAGCGCGCGGTCCTCCATCTTGCTGACCATCTTGGAGGCGGGGCCGCACTGGACCCGCGCGTCGTCGATCAGCAGTTGACTCCGGCCGAGCAGGCCGAGCTGGTGCTGGTTGGCTCGACATACATCGCGATCGCCCGCACGATACGCGCACTGGACATCCAAGTTGACGATCACTTGCGATGA
- a CDS encoding class I SAM-dependent methyltransferase, which yields MNRSFVDLVDEANAVSVDGWDFSWLEGRAWEERPSWGYAWRMARRLATAKAALDIQTGGGEVLNEAETLPKLMVATEGWPPNVEKATRLLSPRGVAVVADEDQPPLPFADNTFDLVLSRHPVTAYWDDIARVLAPGGTYFSQQVGPASVFELTEFFLGPQDDQTRNSRHPDFAVEGAKKAGLDVVDLRSQRLRMEFHDIGAVIYFLRKVIWIVPGFTVEDNLEKLRKLHDRIEADGVFVAHSARFLIEARKPA from the coding sequence ATGAACCGTAGTTTTGTGGATTTGGTGGATGAGGCCAACGCTGTCTCCGTCGATGGTTGGGACTTCTCGTGGTTGGAAGGACGCGCCTGGGAAGAACGTCCCAGTTGGGGCTATGCGTGGCGCATGGCGCGACGTTTGGCGACCGCGAAGGCCGCCCTGGATATTCAGACCGGTGGGGGAGAGGTCCTCAATGAGGCCGAGACGCTTCCAAAATTGATGGTGGCAACCGAAGGGTGGCCCCCGAACGTTGAGAAGGCCACGCGCTTGTTGAGCCCGCGCGGCGTAGCTGTGGTTGCCGATGAGGACCAACCGCCCCTGCCGTTCGCCGACAACACGTTCGATCTCGTGCTGAGCCGACACCCGGTGACGGCTTACTGGGACGACATAGCGCGGGTCTTGGCTCCGGGTGGGACCTACTTCTCCCAACAAGTCGGTCCGGCAAGTGTCTTCGAATTGACCGAGTTTTTCCTTGGCCCGCAGGACGACCAAACGCGGAACAGTCGACATCCCGATTTCGCCGTGGAGGGGGCGAAGAAGGCCGGGCTCGACGTGGTCGACTTGCGGTCGCAGCGATTGCGGATGGAGTTTCACGATATTGGGGCGGTGATTTACTTCCTGCGCAAGGTCATCTGGATCGTTCCTGGGTTCACAGTGGAAGACAACCTGGAGAAGCTGCGGAAACTACATGATCGTATTGAGGCAGATGGTGTATTCGTCGCCCACTCTGCTCGTTTCCTGATCGAAGCGCGAAAGCCAGCCTAG
- a CDS encoding Smr/MutS family protein, whose protein sequence is MSIWKDGVVAKLVLDLHDIFNKGQKIDAALREVIDEAVDRKIDTVEIIPGKGSGQLKKKVLRFLDQKEIKAKYHRVDKDSKNFGRLFVYFKHDRGQGKGRRKR, encoded by the coding sequence ATGAGCATATGGAAAGATGGGGTCGTGGCAAAGCTGGTTTTGGATCTACACGACATTTTCAACAAGGGCCAGAAGATCGACGCTGCCTTGCGCGAGGTCATAGACGAGGCCGTCGACCGCAAAATCGACACCGTCGAGATCATCCCAGGTAAGGGCTCTGGCCAGTTGAAGAAGAAGGTGTTGCGCTTTCTCGACCAGAAAGAGATCAAGGCCAAATATCACCGAGTCGACAAGGACAGTAAGAACTTCGGGCGGCTCTTCGTCTATTTCAAGCACGATCGCGGGCAAGGCAAAGGCCGTAGGAAGCGCTAG
- a CDS encoding sugar porter family MFS transporter translates to MPAAAIFVAGAAALGGFLFGFDTAIINGTVGALETTFGISSFSLGFVVSSALIGCAVGAWFAGPLANWCGRTRVMMTAAALFFVSSIGCSLAMTPWDLTMWRMIGGLAVGAASVIAPAYIAEISPAKWRGRLGSLQQLAIVTGIFTALMVGYLIAEIAGGSAAETPWGGAAWRWMFATETIPAFLYFIVALHIPESPRYLVSKQKFRSARNVLSRTVGGDVDKKVGEIRRSLKSEHEPRLSDIRGPRFGLLPIVWIGILLSMFQQFVGINVIFYYSSVLWQAVGFTESDSLLITVITSITNIVTTVVAIMLVDKVGRKPLLLVGSTAMTVSLAVMAYLFATAPKVYSSDEGEMVPQLGEVAGPVALVAANVFVFGFGCSWGPVIWVLLGEMFGNRIRASALALAAAAQWTANWTITMTFPWLSDVSLGLAYGLYATFALLSLWFVWRFVIETKGQELEDMDELQKRAVKVPRLTCIHKVRGLVPNAVSFGTSPLT, encoded by the coding sequence TTGCCAGCGGCCGCGATCTTCGTGGCAGGGGCCGCCGCCCTGGGAGGATTCCTTTTCGGATTCGACACGGCCATCATCAATGGCACTGTGGGAGCCCTAGAAACGACCTTTGGCATCTCATCGTTCTCGCTGGGGTTCGTCGTATCCTCGGCGCTGATCGGCTGCGCGGTCGGCGCGTGGTTTGCTGGGCCACTGGCAAACTGGTGTGGGCGCACTCGCGTCATGATGACCGCTGCGGCATTGTTCTTCGTCTCTTCCATCGGGTGTTCATTGGCGATGACACCGTGGGATCTGACGATGTGGCGCATGATTGGGGGCCTGGCAGTGGGCGCGGCAAGTGTCATCGCGCCTGCCTATATCGCCGAGATCTCCCCCGCGAAATGGCGGGGTCGGCTAGGTTCCCTCCAACAGCTAGCTATCGTGACTGGCATTTTCACAGCGCTGATGGTCGGCTATCTCATCGCTGAAATCGCAGGTGGCTCCGCTGCTGAGACCCCATGGGGCGGGGCGGCGTGGCGATGGATGTTCGCCACCGAAACCATTCCGGCGTTTCTATACTTCATCGTTGCCCTCCACATCCCCGAGTCTCCTCGCTACCTGGTCTCGAAGCAAAAATTTAGATCCGCACGCAACGTGCTGAGCCGTACCGTCGGCGGTGACGTTGACAAGAAGGTCGGCGAGATTCGCCGCTCCTTGAAAAGTGAACACGAACCGCGTTTGTCCGATATCAGAGGACCACGCTTTGGGCTGCTGCCGATCGTATGGATCGGGATCCTGTTGTCGATGTTTCAACAGTTCGTCGGCATCAATGTCATTTTTTACTATTCCTCGGTACTGTGGCAGGCCGTCGGGTTCACTGAATCGGACTCTTTGCTCATCACCGTGATCACCTCGATCACGAACATAGTCACGACCGTCGTTGCGATTATGTTGGTCGACAAAGTCGGACGAAAACCCTTGCTCCTAGTCGGATCCACTGCCATGACAGTGAGTTTGGCGGTGATGGCCTACCTCTTCGCTACCGCGCCCAAGGTCTATAGTTCCGACGAAGGTGAAATGGTGCCGCAGCTGGGAGAGGTGGCGGGCCCTGTCGCCCTTGTGGCGGCGAACGTGTTCGTATTCGGCTTCGGCTGTTCGTGGGGCCCAGTCATTTGGGTGCTGCTGGGAGAGATGTTCGGCAACCGCATCCGGGCCAGCGCGCTCGCGCTCGCGGCCGCGGCTCAATGGACGGCCAACTGGACAATCACGATGACCTTCCCTTGGCTATCCGATGTCAGTCTGGGGCTGGCATATGGGCTGTACGCGACGTTTGCGCTTTTGTCGCTGTGGTTCGTGTGGCGATTTGTCATAGAGACAAAGGGTCAAGAGCTTGAGGACATGGATGAGCTGCAAAAACGTGCGGTGAAGGTGCCGCGCTTAACTTGTATACACAAGGTGAGGGGGCTGGTACCAAACGCGGTTTCGTTTGGTACCAGCCCCCTCACCTAA
- a CDS encoding ABC transporter permease, translating to MFRATLRGMLARKARLLLTSLAVMLAALFVSAAMVLTNSLGDATGNLLADAYSEIDVVVQPEDRSFDSGGTHDTVPAEIKDLVEGVPEAERTFGNIEGFVNALDVRGDLVGNFAPNMGFAWNDDDPSLELLDGRGPVENNEVAVSTLFESTAGLGIGDTVTVYSGTAERAEYDIVGTYGWPGGRDSFAGETSLMFTVPSAQELMFGGEDAYTDVLVQAADGTSAEQLRDIIRGELSAYDDVEVVTGEEASEAMSEELSTITDVAGWIFLGFGLIAVFVSIFLIYNTFNIVVAQRLKELALMRALGASRKQVKRSVLLEALVVGLIASIIGLGLGVLAGYGLSNAAANFALGGIDVPFNIPLSAVLWAFGVGVGVTLISALIPARRASKVPPVAAMRDAATPDKSILVPTILGSIITAGGIGLIIFGLQGQMGGFSVQGTFIGMFALFIGATLLTPLLSRPIVGLLGRLMAWGMPGKLGRQNASRNPRRTAITASAIMIGVALVTAIATMLSSVKASTADFFEDNIDAELIVGGVQTGPIPPTFEAERVSEIGALSDVDSVADMYFDFTQVDENMAIVYSSQNMADTFSQLEGDVDANTLNNLAVNEVILNENNAERYDVSEGDTLTLQLSRGEEQDFRVASVFTDNDLLNGLWVAPDHIADFSIPKPAQAFVKLVDGADTDAVQGQVQTIIDNEPEVSVSNHQEFVEQATAPFDFFLIAIQVLLALALIIAVIGVINTLVLSVLERTRELGLLRAVGMTRGQTTRMITIESVTIAVFGALLGIGLGVALGWIFVEGIDGAGIDTFAVPTGLIIGYLIAAIVVGFLAAIAPAVRAAKLDVLKAISYE from the coding sequence ATGTTTCGGGCAACTCTGAGAGGAATGCTGGCGCGTAAAGCGCGCCTGCTGCTCACATCCCTAGCTGTGATGCTGGCGGCCCTCTTCGTTTCGGCCGCGATGGTACTGACCAATTCCCTGGGCGACGCCACGGGGAACCTTCTGGCTGATGCCTACTCGGAAATCGACGTCGTCGTACAGCCTGAGGATCGGTCCTTCGATAGCGGCGGAACGCATGACACAGTTCCCGCTGAAATCAAGGACCTTGTGGAAGGCGTACCTGAGGCAGAACGCACCTTCGGTAACATCGAAGGCTTCGTCAACGCGCTTGACGTGCGCGGAGACCTGGTGGGCAACTTCGCCCCCAATATGGGCTTCGCATGGAATGACGACGACCCGTCCCTCGAACTGCTCGACGGCAGGGGCCCTGTTGAAAACAACGAAGTGGCCGTCTCAACCTTGTTTGAGTCCACAGCTGGTCTAGGCATCGGTGACACCGTGACCGTTTACTCGGGCACCGCCGAACGCGCTGAGTACGACATCGTTGGCACCTACGGGTGGCCCGGTGGCCGGGACTCCTTCGCGGGCGAAACATCGCTGATGTTCACTGTTCCCTCCGCCCAAGAGCTCATGTTCGGCGGCGAGGACGCTTACACCGACGTGCTGGTACAGGCCGCCGACGGAACCTCAGCCGAACAGCTGCGCGACATCATTCGCGGCGAGCTATCAGCATATGACGACGTCGAAGTTGTCACCGGTGAAGAAGCCAGTGAAGCGATGTCCGAAGAGCTGTCGACCATCACCGACGTGGCTGGGTGGATCTTCCTCGGTTTCGGCCTCATCGCCGTCTTCGTGTCGATCTTCCTGATCTACAACACCTTCAATATCGTCGTCGCCCAGCGTCTGAAGGAACTCGCGCTCATGCGTGCCCTGGGTGCCAGCCGGAAACAGGTGAAACGCTCCGTGCTGCTCGAAGCGCTGGTCGTGGGACTCATCGCCTCCATCATCGGCCTTGGGCTGGGAGTGCTGGCCGGTTACGGGCTGTCGAACGCCGCAGCTAACTTCGCTTTGGGTGGCATCGATGTCCCCTTCAACATTCCGCTCTCAGCGGTGTTGTGGGCCTTCGGAGTTGGCGTCGGTGTAACACTGATCTCGGCTCTCATTCCGGCGCGGCGTGCCTCCAAGGTGCCGCCGGTGGCCGCGATGCGCGATGCCGCCACACCTGACAAGTCGATCTTGGTGCCGACGATCCTCGGCTCCATCATCACCGCCGGCGGTATCGGGCTGATCATCTTCGGCTTGCAAGGCCAAATGGGTGGTTTCAGCGTTCAAGGCACCTTTATCGGTATGTTCGCGCTCTTTATCGGTGCGACCCTGCTGACGCCACTTCTGTCACGGCCCATTGTTGGACTCTTGGGTCGCCTCATGGCGTGGGGTATGCCAGGAAAACTTGGTCGCCAGAACGCTTCCCGCAACCCAAGGCGCACGGCCATCACCGCCTCAGCGATCATGATCGGTGTGGCTCTGGTAACGGCCATCGCCACTATGCTCTCGAGTGTCAAGGCGTCCACCGCCGACTTCTTCGAAGACAACATCGACGCCGAACTCATCGTGGGTGGAGTCCAGACCGGACCAATCCCGCCGACGTTCGAAGCCGAGCGCGTCTCCGAGATCGGAGCTCTGTCGGATGTTGACTCCGTGGCCGACATGTACTTCGATTTCACCCAAGTCGACGAGAACATGGCGATCGTGTATTCCTCGCAGAATATGGCGGACACCTTCTCACAGCTTGAAGGGGACGTCGACGCGAACACGTTGAATAACCTCGCGGTCAACGAGGTGATCCTCAACGAAAACAACGCCGAACGATACGACGTCTCCGAAGGAGACACGTTGACGTTGCAGCTGTCGCGTGGAGAAGAGCAAGACTTCCGCGTCGCCAGTGTTTTCACAGATAATGACCTGCTGAACGGCCTTTGGGTCGCACCCGATCACATTGCCGACTTCTCGATCCCGAAACCAGCTCAGGCTTTCGTGAAGCTCGTGGACGGGGCCGACACCGACGCGGTCCAAGGGCAGGTTCAGACGATCATCGACAACGAGCCCGAAGTGAGCGTGTCAAACCACCAGGAATTCGTCGAGCAGGCTACGGCCCCGTTCGATTTCTTCCTCATCGCCATTCAGGTACTTCTAGCTCTGGCATTGATCATCGCTGTCATCGGCGTCATCAACACCTTGGTCCTGTCGGTGCTGGAACGGACCCGTGAACTGGGCCTGTTGCGAGCCGTTGGTATGACACGAGGTCAGACGACCCGGATGATCACGATCGAGAGTGTCACGATCGCCGTGTTCGGAGCATTGCTAGGTATCGGCTTGGGTGTGGCTCTAGGCTGGATCTTCGTTGAAGGGATCGATGGAGCGGGAATCGACACCTTCGCCGTCCCGACCGGATTGATCATCGGTTACCTGATCGCGGCCATCGTCGTCGGTTTCCTCGCAGCCATCGCTCCAGCGGTGCGAGCGGCGAAGCTCGACGTCCTGAAGGCCATCTCATATGAATAG